In a single window of the Pandoraea pulmonicola genome:
- the ftsZ gene encoding cell division protein FtsZ, translated as MNFEMLETETNGTIIKVVGVGGAGGNAVQHMINRGVQGVEFIAMNTDAQALGRSQAGVNIQLGKTGLGAGAKPEMGRAAAEEARERVADALRGAHMVFITAGMGGGTGTGAAPVVAQIAKEMGILTVGVVSKPFEFEGGKRMRVAETGAQELEDNVDSLIVVLNDKLFEVMGDDAEMDKCFQCADDVLHNAVAGIAEIINVDGLVNVDFEDVKTVMGEQGKAMMGTATVAGVDRARLAAEQAVASPLLEGVDLSGARGVLVNITASRSLRLSETREVMNTIKSYAAEDATVIFGTVYDDKMGDALRVTVVATGLGRAIAKKAAAPMTLLKTGTDNMPIATGHVPNVGQAAGTDYGALDTPAVWRSTRETAASHVAALQEKGVDTYDIPAFLRKQAD; from the coding sequence ATGAACTTTGAAATGTTGGAAACGGAAACCAACGGCACCATCATCAAGGTGGTGGGTGTTGGTGGCGCTGGCGGCAATGCCGTCCAGCACATGATCAACCGTGGTGTGCAAGGCGTGGAGTTCATCGCCATGAACACCGACGCTCAGGCACTGGGCCGCTCGCAGGCCGGCGTGAACATCCAGCTCGGCAAGACGGGGCTGGGTGCGGGCGCCAAGCCGGAAATGGGCCGTGCCGCTGCCGAAGAGGCGCGCGAGCGCGTGGCCGACGCCCTGCGCGGCGCGCACATGGTGTTCATCACCGCCGGCATGGGTGGCGGTACGGGCACGGGCGCCGCACCGGTCGTCGCGCAGATCGCCAAGGAAATGGGCATTCTGACCGTCGGCGTGGTGTCGAAGCCGTTCGAGTTCGAAGGCGGCAAGCGCATGCGCGTGGCCGAGACGGGTGCGCAGGAGCTGGAAGACAACGTCGATTCGCTCATCGTGGTGCTCAATGACAAGCTGTTCGAAGTCATGGGCGACGATGCCGAGATGGACAAGTGCTTCCAGTGCGCGGACGACGTGTTGCACAACGCCGTGGCCGGCATCGCCGAAATCATCAACGTCGATGGTCTCGTGAACGTCGACTTCGAAGACGTGAAGACGGTGATGGGCGAGCAGGGCAAGGCGATGATGGGGACGGCCACCGTGGCCGGCGTCGATCGTGCGCGTCTGGCCGCCGAGCAGGCCGTGGCGAGCCCGCTGCTCGAAGGCGTGGACCTCTCGGGGGCGCGTGGCGTGCTGGTCAACATCACGGCATCGCGTTCGCTGCGTCTGTCGGAAACGCGTGAAGTGATGAACACCATCAAGAGCTACGCCGCCGAAGACGCGACCGTGATTTTCGGTACCGTCTACGACGACAAGATGGGCGATGCCCTGCGCGTGACCGTCGTGGCGACCGGCCTGGGCCGTGCCATTGCGAAGAAGGCCGCGGCGCCGATGACGCTGCTCAAGACCGGTACCGACAACATGCCGATCGCTACCGGCCACGTGCCGAACGTCGGTCAGGCTGCCGGTACGGACTACGGTGCGCTCGACACGCCGGCCGTGTGGCGCAGCACGCGCGAGACCGCAGCCTCGCACGTTGCCGCGTTGCAGGAAAAGGGCGTCGACACGTACGACATCCCGGCCTTCCTGCGCAAGCAAGCCGACTGA